In Micromonospora inyonensis, the genomic window CTGACTCCGCGACGTCCGTCTCGTCAAGGGTCGATGGCGAGGTTCCGGGGTTCTCCCGCCCCAGGCTGGCCCGGCATCCGCTCGGACGGTCGGGACGACGCCGAACCCGGCGGCGGGTGACCCCCCGACACACCGGGGTCTTTGGTCCCGGACCGGATGCCCTGCGCCCCTACCCGGTGCGGCCCGGGCCGGACGAGGCTGGTGGTGGAAGCGGAGGCCGTTGGCACCACTGGTCCGGAGGTACAGATCATGATCGACACCACAGGGGTCGACCCGTGGCGCGGCTTCACCGGCGAGGTGTGGCGGGAGACCGTCGACGTCGCCGACTTCGTCCGGGCCAACCACGAGCCGTACCGCGGGGACGGCGGATTCCTCACCGGGCCGACCGCTCGCACGCTGGACGTCTGGGGCGTGCTGGAGAAGCTGTTCGTCGAGGAACGCCACCGTGGCATCCTCGATGTCGACGCCTCCACCCCGTCGACGATCACGGCGCACGCGCCCGGGTACATCGACCGGGAGAAGGAGCTGATCGTCGGCTTGCAGACCGACGCGCCGCTGCGCCGGGCGATCATGCCGGCCGGCGGGCTGCGGATGGTGGAGGCCGCACTCAAGGCGTACGGGTACCAGCCCGATCCGAGGGTCCACGAGATCTTCACCAGCCACCGCAAGACGCACAACGACGCGGTCTTCGACGCGTACCCGACCGACGTACTGGCTGCGCGGCGCTCGCACGTCATCACCGGGTTGCCGGACGCGTACGGGCGGGGACGCATCATCGGCGACTACCGCCGGGTGGCGTTGTACGGCGTCGACCGGCTGATCGCCGAACGGAAGGCCCTGCGGGCGGCTCTGGACGACCGGCCGTCGACCGATGAGGTCATCCGGGACCGGGAGGAACTGGCCGAGCAGATCCGCGCGCTGGGTGAGCTGAAGGAGATGGCCGCCAGCTACGGATACGACATCTCCGAGCCGGCCGGGACCGGCCGGGAGGCGATCCAATGGCTGTACTTCGCCTACCTGGCGGCGACGAAGGAGCAGAACGGCGCGGCGATGTCGCTCGGGCGGACGGCGAACTTCGTCGACGTCTACCTGCGGCGGGACCTGGCTGAGGGACGGCTGACCGAGACGGGTGCCCAGGAACTGGTCGACGACTTCGTGATCAAGCTGCGGATCATCCGGTTCCTCCGTACCCCCGAGTACGACCAGCTCTTCTCCGGCGACCCGACCTGGGTGACCGAGGCCCTCGGCGGGATGGGCACCGACGGCCGGCCGCTGGTGACGCGGACCAGCTTCCGCTACCTCCAGACCCTCTACAACCTCGGCCCGGCGCCGGAACCGAACCTGACCGTGCTCTGGTCGCCGCAGCTGCCGGAGGGGTTCAAGCGGTTCTGCGCCCAGGTGTCGATGGACACGAGTGCCATCCAGTACGAGAACGACGACCTGATCCGCCCGGCATACGACGACGACACCGCGATCGCCTGCTGTGTCTCCACGATGCGGGTGGGGCGGGACATGCAGTTCTTCGGTGCTCGGGCCAACCTCGCCAAGGCGTTGCTCTACGCGATCAACGGGGGCCGGGACGAGATCACCGGCGAGCAGGTCGCCCCGGCCACCCCGCCGGTCCAGGGCGAGACCCTGGCGTACGACGAGGTGCTCGCCGCGTACGACCGGACGCTGGACTGGCTCGCCGAGACGTACGTGGACGCGCTGAACGTGATCCACCACCAGCACGACCGGTACGCCTACGAGCGGCTGGAGATGGCGTTGCACGACCACCCGGTGCGCCGGTTCATGGCGACCGGCATCGCCGGCCTCTCCGTCGCCGTGGACAGCCTCGCCGCGATCCGGTACGGCACGGTGAAGGTGCTGCGGGACGAGACCGGGCTGGCCGTCGACTACGTCGTCGACGGCGAGCCCTCGACGTACGGCAACAACGACGACCGGGCCGACTCCATCGCGGTGTGGCTGACGGAGGCGTTCGTCGAGAAGCTGCGCCGGCAGCGCACGTACCGGGTTCGCCCGTGACTTCGTCGTCCGGTGGCTGGACTTCCGGCACGACGCAGGTCGTGGCCTGACCGGTCCTCCGTGCCGGCCCGGTCGCGACCCGACAGTGGGAACAGGAGTACGCCCTGCGCCCACTGCCGAGAGCCGTGGCGACTGCGGCGAGGGCACCGGCGAGCAGCCGGCGAAGGGACGATCCGGTACGGGCACCCGCGACGCCCTCAAGCGGCCCGGCGGCGCGCTGGACCGGTAGGACGTACTGATTCGGTCGGGGCGGCCGACGCCTCTGGTTCCAGTCGGTCCGCTACCGGTCGCCCCGCACCGGTACGTCGAAGGGCCGGCCGCGTAACGGCGGCTGCCGAGGCCAGGTCGAGGCAACACCATCTCGACCAACCGGGGGATGTGGTCGCCGACCAGCTGAGCGCCGACCACAATCGGTCGTCGCCCGGAAGCCGTTAACGGATTCCGGGCGACGACCTGTTATTCATGCTCGCGTTTATTCGACGGTTAGGCGGATCCGTCGGCGCCGGGCCGAGAGGAACGCCACGATGCCTATGATCAGCAGAATCACGCCTGCGACGACGATGGTGACCACGTTCGCGCCGGTTATCGGCAGACCAGGGCCATCGTCGCCCGCCCCACCACCGTCGCCGGTGCCGTCATCCGACCCACCGCCCGCGACCGGGGCCCCCGGCTGGCCGACGGTGTACGCCCGTTCCACGGTGTCGGCGGTGACCGGCGACTTCGCCTGGAAGTAGTCGACCAGCACGGTGAGGTCGTTGTCGCCGGTGGTGAACGAGTCGCTGCCGTCGCCGAAGGCGGTGAAGTTGTCACCGCCGGAGGCCAGGAACGAGTTCACGGTCACCCGGTAGGTGCCGTTCGGGTCGATGACCTTGCCGTCAAGGAAGATTCGGTCGGCGATGACGTGCTTCCCGGCGGGTCCGTTCGGGTCGTAAACGTAGCTGAAGCCCTTCGAGACACCCAGGTGGAGGAAGGGCCGCGATGCGCCCGCGGGTTGCCACTGCTGCTCCAGCGCTGCCTTGATCTCTTTGCCGGTGTACGACCTCGTGACGAGGTCGTTGGCGAAGGGCTGGACCGCGGCGGCGTCGGCGAACGTCACACTGCCGTCCGGACGCTTGATGAGGTCGGCGCGTAGGCCGCCCGGGTTCATGAAGGCGATCTGCGCCCCACCCCGGTTGTCGGCCTTCGTCGCCTCCAACTGGGCGTCCGCGATGAAGTTCCCGAGGACCGACTCGGTGCCGCGGTCCTCCGCACCGTCCGCAGCGACGGCACGCTTGATGTCGGCAGTGATCTCGCCGATCTTGACCTTGCCCTTGATGTCGGCCTCGGCCTTGGCGTCGGCGACGAGCTTCGCGACGGCAGGGTCCTCCGGGTACCCCTTGATCGGCAGGACGGCGCCCTCGGCGGCGGTCACCTTGCCGCCGGCGATGGTGAGCTTGACCTGGTCCAACGCGTCCCCGTACCGACCGGTCTGCATGACCAGCCGCTTGTGTCCCAGGTTCGGGACGTCGTAGGCGCAGTTGTACGCGACATGGGTGTGCGCGGAGATGATCACGTTGATGTTGGCGCTGGCACCTCTCACGATCTTGCCGAACGGGGTGGCCGGATTCGCCACACCGGTGCAGGCGGTGGTGTCGGTGCCGCTGGTTTCGGAGCCTTCGTGCACGAGCAGCACGACGGCGTCGACCTTGTCGTCCGCCTTCAGCTTCGCCGCGACGCGGTTCGCCTCCGTGGTCGGGTCCTTGAACTGCAGTCCCCGGATACCGGCGGGTGAGACCAGCGACGGCGTCTCGACGGTGACCGCCCCGACGACGCCGATCCGGACGTCGCCGACCGTCAGCACGGTCGACTCCTCCAGGCGGCCTGGAGCAGGCTCGCTGCCCCGGTAGACATTCGCCGCGAGATACGGGAAGCCGCCGCGCGGAATGACCCGGTCGTTGAGGTCGTCGAAGCCCCGGTCGAATTCGTGGTTGCCTACCGACGATGCGTCGAGCCCGATCATGTTGAGGAAGTCGAGCGTGGGCTCGTCCTTCTGCACGAGCGAGATGAACGGGGAGGCACCGATGTTGTCCCCGGCCGAGAGGACCACCGTCTTGTCGTTGGCCGCCGTCAGTTGCTTGATCATGCCAGCCATCTGCGCGGCGCCGCCAACTCCTGGGGAGGGTGCCTCAAGACGGCCGTGGAAGTCGTTGAAGCCGAGGATCTGCACCTCGGTCGCGGCAGCCTGCACGGGGCTGGGAGCGACGCCCAGCACGACCAGTGTCGTGGCGACCGTGGCCACGACAGTGCGGACAAGTTTGGAACGCAACTGATACTCCTAACCATGGGTACGCCGACACGGCGTACACGCACGAGAGTGCTGATCCTCGCGCTCCCGATGAACAACTCGGTGTGAACGCTGAGTAAAACGATTCGCGATGACAGCGCGACCGGACCCTTCTCGCCGACGCGTGAGCGGGATGGCTCGTCGTGGAATGCCGCGCTGGTCAGTGGAGAGCCGCCCACCATGTCGCCGGCTGGGACGCCGTTGACCAGACCGGCGCTACCGGTGGGGGACGATCGCGCCATGAAAATCGTCGATGGCGAGGAGGTTCCCGCGCACCGCTTGCACGGGGTGGCCGTCGTCGAGCGTCAACGCCACGGGGGCCATCGGCTGCCATGCCACACCGGAGTCCACCTGCCCACCGCGGGATACTGGCACGAACAACAGCGCCGCGACGATGACCGCCGCGACGATCGGTTTCGTCAACCGTCCTGATCGATACCGCTTGCTTCAACACATCACCTTCCCGGGTCTTCCGATGTGGTCTTCATGACTGGATGCGACGGCGGGTGCGTGGGCGATCGACGGCGACGAGGTTCGCGCCCGCCCGTTACCGGAACGTGTGAGTGCTTACTGTGACGGCTCGTCGGTTGCCGTCAGCGCGACGTATGCCGGCTTGATCACTTCGTCGATGATCTTCAGCCGCTCGTCGAACGGGATGAAGGCGCTCTTCATCGCGTTGATGGTGAACCACTGGAGTTCCTTCCAGCCGTAGCCGAAGGCGTCCACCAGCAGCGCCATCTCCCGCGACATCGAGGTGCCGCTCATCAGTCGGTTGTCGGTGTTGACCGTGACCCGGAAGCGCAGGTCCCGCAGGAGCCCGATCGGGTGGTCGGCGATCGACGCGGCCGCCCCGGTCTGCACGTTCGAGGAGGGGCAGAGTTCCAGCGGGATGCGCTTGTCGCGGACGTACGCGGCCAGCCGGCCCAGCACCGGCGGGTTCCCGGGCGTGATGTCGTCGACGATCCGGACGCCGTGCCCCAGCCGGTCCGCGCCGCACCACTGGATCGCCTGCCAGATCGACGGCAGGCCGAACGCCTCGCCGGCGTGGATGGTGAAGTGGAAGTTCTCCCGCTGGAGGTACTCGAAGGCGTCCAGGTGCCGGGTGGGCGGGAAGCCCGCCTCCGCGCCGGCGATGTCGAAGCCGACCACCCCGGTGTCCCGGTGCCGGACGGCCAGCTCGGCGATCTCCTGCGACCGGGCGGCGTGCCGCATCGCGGTGAGCAGCGTGCCGACTCGGATCGGGTTGCCCGCCTCGGCGGCCAGGGCGCTGCCCTCCCGGAACCCGGCGACCACCGCGTCGACCACCTCGTCCAGGGTCAGGTTCTGCTCCAGGTGCTGCTCGGGTGCGAACCGCACCTCGGCGTAGACCACCCCGTCGGCGGCCAGGTCGAGCGCGCACTCGCGGGCCACCCGACGCAGCGCGGGCCCGGTCTGCATGACCGCCACGGTGTGCGCGAAGGTCTCCAGGTAACGTTCCAACGACCCCGAGTCGGCCGCTGCCACGAACCAGCGCCCCAACGCGGCTGGATCCGTCTCTGGTAGGACGTGACCGACCTCCGCCGCCAACTCCACGACCGTCTCCGGCCGCAACCCGCCGTCGAGGTGGTCGTGCAGCAGGACCTTCGGGGCATGGACGATCGTGTCGTAGCTGGGCACCGGGTCTCCCATCGGCGAGCAAGAAGGGTCTTCCATGGGCGAGCAGATTTCTCTTCGATTCGGTCGGGCGGCGCGGGACGGCACACGAGCCGTCTCCGGCCACCCGTCGAGCGGCACCACAATCGGATCAATCCCGGAAGATGCGAACAATGATCGCCGGGTACGAGAAGAGTCGGCGCGTGGACGGAGTGTTCGTGCGAAGCGACAGGTCAGCCGGGGACGGGTTGATGGACTCGGAGCGCGAGGTA contains:
- a CDS encoding pyruvate formate lyase family protein; its protein translation is MIDTTGVDPWRGFTGEVWRETVDVADFVRANHEPYRGDGGFLTGPTARTLDVWGVLEKLFVEERHRGILDVDASTPSTITAHAPGYIDREKELIVGLQTDAPLRRAIMPAGGLRMVEAALKAYGYQPDPRVHEIFTSHRKTHNDAVFDAYPTDVLAARRSHVITGLPDAYGRGRIIGDYRRVALYGVDRLIAERKALRAALDDRPSTDEVIRDREELAEQIRALGELKEMAASYGYDISEPAGTGREAIQWLYFAYLAATKEQNGAAMSLGRTANFVDVYLRRDLAEGRLTETGAQELVDDFVIKLRIIRFLRTPEYDQLFSGDPTWVTEALGGMGTDGRPLVTRTSFRYLQTLYNLGPAPEPNLTVLWSPQLPEGFKRFCAQVSMDTSAIQYENDDLIRPAYDDDTAIACCVSTMRVGRDMQFFGARANLAKALLYAINGGRDEITGEQVAPATPPVQGETLAYDEVLAAYDRTLDWLAETYVDALNVIHHQHDRYAYERLEMALHDHPVRRFMATGIAGLSVAVDSLAAIRYGTVKVLRDETGLAVDYVVDGEPSTYGNNDDRADSIAVWLTEAFVEKLRRQRTYRVRP
- a CDS encoding bifunctional metallophosphatase/5'-nucleotidase; this translates as MRSKLVRTVVATVATTLVVLGVAPSPVQAAATEVQILGFNDFHGRLEAPSPGVGGAAQMAGMIKQLTAANDKTVVLSAGDNIGASPFISLVQKDEPTLDFLNMIGLDASSVGNHEFDRGFDDLNDRVIPRGGFPYLAANVYRGSEPAPGRLEESTVLTVGDVRIGVVGAVTVETPSLVSPAGIRGLQFKDPTTEANRVAAKLKADDKVDAVVLLVHEGSETSGTDTTACTGVANPATPFGKIVRGASANINVIISAHTHVAYNCAYDVPNLGHKRLVMQTGRYGDALDQVKLTIAGGKVTAAEGAVLPIKGYPEDPAVAKLVADAKAEADIKGKVKIGEITADIKRAVAADGAEDRGTESVLGNFIADAQLEATKADNRGGAQIAFMNPGGLRADLIKRPDGSVTFADAAAVQPFANDLVTRSYTGKEIKAALEQQWQPAGASRPFLHLGVSKGFSYVYDPNGPAGKHVIADRIFLDGKVIDPNGTYRVTVNSFLASGGDNFTAFGDGSDSFTTGDNDLTVLVDYFQAKSPVTADTVERAYTVGQPGAPVAGGGSDDGTGDGGGAGDDGPGLPITGANVVTIVVAGVILLIIGIVAFLSARRRRIRLTVE
- a CDS encoding adenosine deaminase, giving the protein MPSYDTIVHAPKVLLHDHLDGGLRPETVVELAAEVGHVLPETDPAALGRWFVAAADSGSLERYLETFAHTVAVMQTGPALRRVARECALDLAADGVVYAEVRFAPEQHLEQNLTLDEVVDAVVAGFREGSALAAEAGNPIRVGTLLTAMRHAARSQEIAELAVRHRDTGVVGFDIAGAEAGFPPTRHLDAFEYLQRENFHFTIHAGEAFGLPSIWQAIQWCGADRLGHGVRIVDDITPGNPPVLGRLAAYVRDKRIPLELCPSSNVQTGAAASIADHPIGLLRDLRFRVTVNTDNRLMSGTSMSREMALLVDAFGYGWKELQWFTINAMKSAFIPFDERLKIIDEVIKPAYVALTATDEPSQ